From Aquabacter sp. L1I39, the proteins below share one genomic window:
- a CDS encoding transglycosylase domain-containing protein, producing MAWKGNGEGERREPMLDARPDSRFDIRLDANDRAAGAPPRLDRNSERKPDRKGERPAGNRAEPRLSEPRDAAPADHVSSPDGYDMSARREPVRGGGGKSTKGASKAARTQKAPRRRKRGSFLWFFIKWGFVLGVWAVLVVGGVVAYEASKLPPMQTLMVPKRPPTVMIQAADGKPLATRGDMGGAAVPLREVPAYLPKAFIAIEDRRFYDHMGLDPQGLARAMAANLVSRRVRQGGSTLTQQLAKNLFLTQERTYSRKIQELVLALWLEQKFTKNEILDLYINRVYFGAGAYGVEAAAQRYFGKSARNVTLAEAAMLAGIVNAPSRLAPTRNLKAAQDRAALVLAAMREQGLITPDMAAAALSRPAVLVRPAAPDSSGYVADWVMDQLDSYVGELSGDVIVRTTIDASLQGAAQSALTDTLAKSGGKYGVGQGALVSLDTDGAVKALVGGKSYEESQYNRAVVARRQPGSSFKPFIYLTALEHGLTPDTVREDAPIQLKGWRPENSTHDYRGPVTLQQALALSLNTVSVRLVLEVGPKAVVATAKRLGITSNLDPNPSIALGTSEVSVLEMAAAYTPFANGGIGVIPYVIDNVKAANGKVLYARAGQGPGRVIAPEYVGEMNRMMQEVLVAGTGRRAELPGWQAGGKTGTSQDYRDAWFVGYTARYVTAVWLGNDDSSPTKKASGANLPAEIWSRYMKVAHQGIPVAELPGGGRAPGFGFPFPQGGQPDDLPPAVVGSIPQQAPPQQQEPMTLDRWFVDTFLGGRR from the coding sequence ATGGCGTGGAAAGGCAATGGAGAGGGGGAACGGCGCGAGCCCATGCTGGACGCACGCCCGGACTCGCGCTTCGACATCCGCCTCGACGCCAATGACCGTGCTGCCGGCGCACCGCCGAGACTCGACCGGAATTCCGAGCGCAAGCCGGACCGAAAGGGCGAGCGCCCCGCTGGCAACCGGGCCGAGCCCCGCCTCTCCGAGCCTCGCGACGCGGCGCCGGCGGACCACGTTTCGTCGCCTGACGGGTATGACATGAGTGCCCGGCGCGAGCCGGTGCGCGGCGGAGGCGGCAAGTCCACGAAAGGCGCCAGCAAGGCCGCGCGGACGCAGAAGGCGCCCCGCCGCCGCAAGCGCGGGTCCTTCCTGTGGTTTTTCATCAAGTGGGGCTTCGTGCTCGGGGTGTGGGCGGTTCTGGTGGTCGGCGGCGTCGTCGCCTACGAGGCTTCCAAGCTGCCGCCCATGCAGACCCTCATGGTGCCCAAGCGCCCGCCCACCGTCATGATCCAGGCGGCGGACGGCAAGCCCTTGGCCACACGCGGCGACATGGGTGGAGCGGCGGTGCCCCTAAGGGAGGTGCCGGCCTATCTGCCCAAGGCCTTCATCGCCATTGAGGACCGGCGCTTCTACGATCATATGGGGCTCGATCCCCAGGGCCTCGCCCGCGCCATGGCGGCCAACCTCGTCTCGCGCCGCGTGCGGCAGGGCGGCTCGACGCTGACCCAGCAATTGGCCAAGAACCTGTTTTTGACCCAGGAGCGCACCTATTCGCGCAAGATCCAGGAACTGGTGCTGGCGCTCTGGCTGGAGCAGAAGTTCACCAAGAACGAGATCCTCGACCTCTATATCAACCGCGTCTATTTCGGTGCCGGCGCCTATGGCGTGGAAGCCGCCGCCCAGCGCTATTTCGGCAAGTCCGCACGCAACGTGACCTTGGCCGAGGCGGCCATGCTGGCGGGCATCGTGAATGCGCCCTCGCGCCTTGCGCCCACCCGCAACCTGAAGGCCGCGCAGGACCGCGCCGCTTTGGTGCTCGCCGCCATGCGCGAGCAGGGTCTCATCACGCCGGACATGGCGGCGGCTGCCCTGTCGCGCCCCGCCGTGCTCGTGCGTCCGGCAGCGCCCGATTCCTCCGGCTATGTGGCCGACTGGGTCATGGACCAGCTGGATTCCTATGTGGGCGAACTGTCCGGCGACGTGATCGTGCGCACGACCATCGATGCCTCCCTCCAGGGCGCGGCCCAGTCCGCGCTCACCGACACGCTGGCGAAATCCGGCGGCAAGTATGGGGTGGGGCAGGGGGCGCTTGTCTCCCTCGACACGGACGGGGCGGTCAAGGCGCTGGTGGGCGGCAAGTCCTATGAGGAGAGCCAGTATAACCGCGCGGTGGTGGCCCGCCGCCAGCCCGGCTCGTCCTTCAAGCCCTTCATCTATCTGACCGCGCTGGAGCATGGCCTGACCCCCGACACGGTGCGCGAGGACGCACCCATCCAGCTGAAGGGCTGGCGGCCGGAAAACTCCACCCACGATTATCGCGGGCCGGTCACCTTGCAGCAGGCGCTCGCTCTGTCGCTCAACACCGTGTCGGTGCGTCTGGTGCTGGAAGTGGGGCCGAAAGCGGTGGTGGCCACCGCCAAGCGGCTCGGCATCACCTCTAATCTGGACCCCAACCCCTCCATTGCGCTCGGCACCTCGGAAGTCTCGGTGCTGGAGATGGCGGCGGCCTATACGCCGTTTGCCAATGGCGGCATCGGCGTCATTCCCTATGTGATCGACAACGTGAAGGCCGCCAACGGCAAGGTGCTCTATGCCCGCGCGGGCCAGGGGCCGGGCCGGGTGATCGCGCCGGAATATGTGGGCGAGATGAACCGCATGATGCAGGAGGTGCTGGTTGCCGGCACCGGCCGCCGGGCGGAACTGCCCGGCTGGCAGGCGGGTGGCAAGACCGGTACCTCGCAGGATTATCGCGACGCCTGGTTCGTGGGCTACACCGCCCGCTATGTCACCGCCGTGTGGCTGGGCAATGACGATTCCTCGCCCACCAAGAAGGCCTCCGGCGCCAATCTGCCCGCCGAGATCTGGAGCCGCTACATGAAGGTGGCGCACCAGGGCATTCCAGTGGCCGAGCTGCCGGGCGGCGGCCGCGCGCCGGGCTTCGGCTTCCCCTTCCCGCAGGGCGGCCAGCCCGACGATCTGCCGCCCGCCGTGGTCGGCTCCATCCCCCAGCAGGCGCCCCCGCAGCAGCAGGAGCCCATGACGCTGGACCGCTGGTTCGTGGATACGTTCCTGGGCGGGCGCAGATAA